Below is a window of Burkholderia cepacia DNA.
CGGTGTCGCCGGCACTGCACACGCCTTCGGCAAGTGCCCGGCCCAGCCCTCTGCTGGCGCCGATGATCATGATCTTCATGGCGGGTTTCCCGGTAGTCGTCGCGCGCCGTGCTTCCGGCGCGCGCTGGATGGCTCCGCGTCGGCTTCCGCGCGAGGCGTACTCATGGAAGAACCGCGTGCGGACAGTCCGGCGATCGTACCGTGTCGCGGTGAGCGGCGCGGCATAGCCCTCGACATCGCAAGGGCGTTCCGTCCGGTGGCGATCAAACGTCAAACCCGGTCAGGTCGCCTTGGCCGATCGATTTGTGCTGGTTAGAATCACGAAATGCCCCAAACCCTCGCACCCGACACAGCCCCCGAAACCAGCACCGTCCCAGTCAAGGAACGCGCGACCGTCGTCTGCTATCGCGATGAGCAGGTGTTGCTCGTCGCGCGAGCGGCGTCGCGCTGGGCCCTACCCGGCGGCACGATCAAGCGCGGGGAAACGCCGCTCGAAGCCGCGCATCGCGAGTTGTGCGAAGAAACCGGCATGACCGGCCAGGATCTGACGTACTCGATGCAGTTCACCGGGCTTGCGAAGATCCATCACGTGTTCTTTGCGGAAGTCGGCCTGGACCATACGCCGCAAGCGAACAACGAGATCGAGAAATGCAAGTGGTTTCCGATCGACAGTGTCGATGGATTGCGCGCGAGTATTCCGACGAAGCGAATCGTCGAACTCGTCTACAACCACGAAATCCGCAAGGCGTAGCGCGCGCACGAGCCGTCACCGGCTCGCATCGATCTTCGTGGATCAGCGGCGCGCGAACGCTCAGTGCGCGCGCTGTCTTCGCAATTCGCGCGTGGAATAAACGACGAGGAAGATGCCGAGCATTGCGGCGCCGGACGCCAAGAACTCGTTGGCGCTTCCCGAGCTGTGCAGCAACGCCGGGAAAACGCCGAGACTCAATCCCGCACCCGCGAGAAGCAATCCTGCTGCCACGCCCCAGATCGGTCCGGTGGACTTGTCGATTTTATTTTTCATACAGCACCCGTCTACACTCATGACCTGGTCGGTGCCGGCAAACAGCACCGCGTCTACCGCCAGTTTTTCCACTATAGCCGGAAAATAATTCACTGCGTCCCCGGGCATTTACCGATCAAGTTTTACCGGTCACGACCACCTGATCGGGAAAATCGTGCCCCGTTCAGCCCGGGTGCCGATGTACGATCCGGCATGGCGGCAGTCGCGCGCGGCTGCGGTCGAAACGGTGCCCTGCCGTCCTGCCGCGGCGATCGACGCGTCAGAGAAACAGCAGCGCCTCGTTCAACTCCGTCTCGCGGCACGGCTGCTCACGCCAACCCAGTCGAACGGGAACCGAATAGAGCCGTTGCGCGCCGAAGCGCGGCCAGAAATGGCACAGCCCCGGCGCGATCACCTGCACGACGGACAGGCCGAGGTCGGGCCGCGTCTTGTCGACAACGAGCACGTCCATGCCGGCCGCCGCGATGCGTCCGACACCCTGCGCGATCGCAGCCGGCAGCGACGCGGCGCCGACCGGTTGCCACGTCGAGCGGGTCGTGCGGGGTAACTCGGCGGCCTGATACAGGAATCCGGTGTCCGCCAGCTTGTCGCGATCCCACGGATGCGGGGCATCCGCGGCGACATCGAGCAACTGGTTGACTTCGGTCAGCGCACGCTGCACGGCGAGGGCGCCGTCCGGATGGCAGCCGAAGCCGATCGAGAAGCGCCCGTCCTGCGGATTTTCCGCCAGCGCGGCCACGGTCGGCACGCCGAGGTCGGTGGTGATGTCGAGCGCCCACAAACGCCATCCGAACGCCGCGTATTCGCGTACGAGCGCATCGAAATACGGATCGTCGAAACTCGACAATTCGATGCCGGGGCGCGCGATCCGGTTGTACCACCAGATCGCGACCGCATCGCGCTCGATCAATTCGAGCATGCCTTGCAGGATCGCCTCGTCGACGCTCGACCCCGCCGCGCAGCCGTTGGGGTTGTGCACGCAGGCGGCAGGCGCCCGCGCGCTGTCCGGCGTTTCCGCATAGCAGTAGCTCAGCGGCACGAGGTGGCGCCGGCCGGTCACGAGCGACCAGGCCGGCGTCCAGTCGATGACGTCGCGCGCCGTGAAGCGCGGCGGCACCTGTTTTCGAACATCGCGGGTCAACGTGTTGATCGCCTCGCGCGCGTCGAATTGCCGTTCGCTGAACTGTTGAAGGTCGTTCACGTGGATCGGGGCGGCATCGCATGCGGGATCGGCGAGCAGGCTTTCGATGCTTCCCGCAAGCGTCGCCTCGTCCCCCTGATACACGCTGCTGAATCGCTCGAGCGCCTCGCACAGCGCACTCGCGCGAGCCTGATCGTCGGTACGGCCCTTGCCGGAGCAGATCCTGTCGAAGCGGTTGCTGCCCGGTACGGCCGCCGGGCACACGAGAAAACCCGACGCATAGACCTTGCGCAGACCCGCATGCCGTTTCGGCATCGGGTGCAGGTAAGCGATCGCGCCGCTGACCGGCGAGACGAGATGGGCATGACGCGCGAACACCTGTTGCGCATCGGCGGTGCGATAGCCGCCTTCGGCACGTGCCAGCGGTTCGTGAGCGGCGAGACGCGGCGCGCGCGCCGCCTGTTCGCGCATCCATTCGGGATTGCCGCAGCACGGGCATTGCGGACGCTTCAGCACGCGGTGTCGCTCGGCGGCCAGCGTGTCGATGCGCTGCGCAAGGATATGGGTCTGCGCCCGTTCCGATGCCGCGGAATTGACCGCGACCTGCTCGACCATCGCCGCCACGAGCGCCGCCGCCGCCGCGGCCGCGGCATGCGACGCAGCCTGCGGCAGACGCACCGCGTCGCTGCCGTGATGGCGCGCGAGCAGTGCTTCGACCGGCCGGTTGATGCGAATCCAGTAGCGCACGCATTCGATGCACGGCGCGTCGGCGAGCGCGTCGCCGCCGCCCAGCAACGGCCCGATCAACGTCTGTACGCCACCCGTCGTCACGACGAGCAACGCCCCGCCGCGCGCCGCGACGCGGGCGGCGCACGCGGCGAGGTCGTCGCGATCGTGCGTATCGGCGATCGCGACGGTCAACCCGGCCTCCGTCACGACGTCGATGCCGGCCGCATCGAGCGCGCGCCTGAGCGCCGTATCGTCGGCGCCGAACCGCTCGATCGCGACACGCAATTGCGCGACGTGCGCGCAGGCCGCGTCGCCGTCGAGCCCCGCACGCTCGAAGAACCCGCGTGCCGCATCGTCGTCGTGCGGCAGGTCCGTGCGCACGTACCCGCGACGCACCAGTTGATCGAGGCGCGCGAGCACGTCCCATTCGCCGAACGCACCGGCAAGCGACGTCACGATCTCCGCGATCGTCATCCGCGCCCGCAGGCACGCCGCGATCTGCACGAAGATCGCGCCGGACAGCATCACGCGCTTGAATTCGTCGACGACGAACAGGGTCTCGGGCCCGGCATCGAGCACGAGCAAATGCGGTTTGAAGCGCAACACGCGCGAAAGGTCATCGAGCATCGTGGGGTTCCATGCGGCGGGTAAACGAACGTCGCGCGGCCACGGGGCCGCGCGACGGTGCACGGCGCGACCGCGCCGCGTCAGCAGCAGGTGAACAGGTAACTCGGCCCGGCGTCGCAGTAGGCCGCGAGCGCAACGGCCTCCTCGTCCAGGCTTAACGGCTGCTCCGGTATGCCGACCGTCATCACGTTGCGCGGCAGGTGCCAGCTGCCGCCACCGTTGCCGTGGCTCTTCCAGCCATGATCGCCGGTTGTCTTGAGGACCTCGATGTCGACGATCCACGGGCACTGGTAACCGAAGTATTTCGCGAGCGTCTCCAGCGGCTTCTCCAGCAGTTCGCCCTTGAATTCCGGGTTCCGCCACGAGAGTGCAATCGCGCGCAGATAGACCTTCTGGAACTCCAGCATCGATTCGAGCGTCGGATTCGCGTTGTTGTTTGCCATGTCGATATCCCCGCGGTCATTCCATGATGGTGATGTGGTTCGCGTTGTAGGCGGCCAGCGCCTGCGCGAATTGCGCCTTGTCCGCCGGCGCGGGCGGCAGGTACAGCGTGAGCTTGTTTCTCCGGCCGGCCGTCCAGTCGCCATTGACGGTCGGCGTCCACTCGGACGATTTCGGCTGCACCTTCAGGTCGAGCCGGAACGGAAAGTGATAGTCGAAATGCTCGCGCAGCGCCTCGACCGGGTCGGCCTCGAGCTCGTCGAGAAACGCCGGCGAATGCCACGCCAGCGCGATTGCCCGGATGACGGTTGCGCGGTATTCGAGAAACTGCTCGTACGTCGGTAATCGAAGATCCTTGCTCATCTCTCTGTTCTCCTGATTGACGAATGGAACTACTTACGGCAACGACTGCAACAGCGCTGCGGCGAGCCTGGCGATGCGGCCCATGCCCGCCGTTGTTGCAATTTCGACTGCACGCCGGCACGCGTCCAGCTCGGCCACGCCGCCGCATCGCGGATCGGCCAGGCGCAAGTACTCGCATTTCTTCATCAGCAGTTGCGCTTCGTAATAGCGCTCCCCGGTCGACTCGCACCATGCGAGGCATTCCTCGATCCGGGCAAGCGCGGCGCCGTACTCGCCGCGCGCGGCATCCAGCTCCGCCAGCAGTGACGCGTAGTAGGTCAGCCCGAGCAGTCCGCCCGACTGCCGCTGCGCATCGAGATGCTCGACGACACCCGTGCGGTCGCCCTGCGCCCACGCGCGAATGATCGCCGCGTAGTGCCCGACCGCGCGCAGCCGGTGAATCTCCGACAGGCGCAGAATCGCTTCCGACAGCGCGAGCGCCGCGCCGCGATCGCCCGCAAGCTGGTACGTGCGCGCGAGGTACATCATCGTGACGCCGAGCGTCGGCAAATGGTCGAGGCAGGTTGCGCAATACACCGCGTCGTGCGCCATCGCGAGCGCGGCGCGCGGATCGTCGTCCATGCACCAGCGCACGCTCGCCAGCGACGCCATCGTCCACGCACGCGTATCGAGCCCGAGGATGCGCCGATGGTTCGCGTCGCGCCGCACGTCGTAGCCCGCCAGCACCGCATCGAACGCGGCGCGGGCGCGCGCATAGTGGCCGTCGACCCACAGGCTCATGCCGCGCATCGCGTCCGCCGCGACCTGAACGCCGGCATCGCCGCGCTCGGTCGCGAGCGCGTCGAGCCGCAAGCCGATCCCGCGCACGGTGGGACGCTCTCCCGCGACGTGGTAGTAGGTCGACAAGGTCCATAGCGCGCTGGTCTCGAGCTCCGGGTCGTCGAGCGTCTGCACCTGTTTCAGCAGCTGCTCCGCATGCTCGCGCACCTGCGGGTCCGCCCAGCCGAACCGTGCCATCGTCGCGTGCGTCAACGTCGTGCGGATGCGCGCGCTGTCGTGTTCGCGTTGCGCGTAGTCGGCGTGGCCGAGCCATTCGAATACGGCTTGCCCGTAGCGGATCGCGTCGTCGTACCGCGCGCCCTCGAGCGCGCGGCGCGCCGCATCGATGCCGTGTGCGATCGCATCGGCCAGGTCGCCCGCGCGCGCGAAGTGCCCGGCGACACCGAACGTGTGCGCACCGGCGCCCCGATCGGCTTCCGCGATCAGCGCGCGGCCGACACGCGCA
It encodes the following:
- a CDS encoding NUDIX hydrolase, whose protein sequence is MPQTLAPDTAPETSTVPVKERATVVCYRDEQVLLVARAASRWALPGGTIKRGETPLEAAHRELCEETGMTGQDLTYSMQFTGLAKIHHVFFAEVGLDHTPQANNEIEKCKWFPIDSVDGLRASIPTKRIVELVYNHEIRKA
- a CDS encoding TOMM precursor leader peptide-binding protein, translating into MLDDLSRVLRFKPHLLVLDAGPETLFVVDEFKRVMLSGAIFVQIAACLRARMTIAEIVTSLAGAFGEWDVLARLDQLVRRGYVRTDLPHDDDAARGFFERAGLDGDAACAHVAQLRVAIERFGADDTALRRALDAAGIDVVTEAGLTVAIADTHDRDDLAACAARVAARGGALLVVTTGGVQTLIGPLLGGGDALADAPCIECVRYWIRINRPVEALLARHHGSDAVRLPQAASHAAAAAAAALVAAMVEQVAVNSAASERAQTHILAQRIDTLAAERHRVLKRPQCPCCGNPEWMREQAARAPRLAAHEPLARAEGGYRTADAQQVFARHAHLVSPVSGAIAYLHPMPKRHAGLRKVYASGFLVCPAAVPGSNRFDRICSGKGRTDDQARASALCEALERFSSVYQGDEATLAGSIESLLADPACDAAPIHVNDLQQFSERQFDAREAINTLTRDVRKQVPPRFTARDVIDWTPAWSLVTGRRHLVPLSYCYAETPDSARAPAACVHNPNGCAAGSSVDEAILQGMLELIERDAVAIWWYNRIARPGIELSSFDDPYFDALVREYAAFGWRLWALDITTDLGVPTVAALAENPQDGRFSIGFGCHPDGALAVQRALTEVNQLLDVAADAPHPWDRDKLADTGFLYQAAELPRTTRSTWQPVGAASLPAAIAQGVGRIAAAGMDVLVVDKTRPDLGLSVVQVIAPGLCHFWPRFGAQRLYSVPVRLGWREQPCRETELNEALLFL
- a CDS encoding BMA_0021/BMA_0022 family TOMM bacteriocin, whose translation is MANNNANPTLESMLEFQKVYLRAIALSWRNPEFKGELLEKPLETLAKYFGYQCPWIVDIEVLKTTGDHGWKSHGNGGGSWHLPRNVMTVGIPEQPLSLDEEAVALAAYCDAGPSYLFTCC
- a CDS encoding BMA_0021/BMA_0022 family TOMM bacteriocin, whose product is MSKDLRLPTYEQFLEYRATVIRAIALAWHSPAFLDELEADPVEALREHFDYHFPFRLDLKVQPKSSEWTPTVNGDWTAGRRNKLTLYLPPAPADKAQFAQALAAYNANHITIME